One window of Saccharopolyspora phatthalungensis genomic DNA carries:
- a CDS encoding 3-oxoacyl-ACP reductase, which yields MADRYQQFTLSPIGRQVVKRLGLPAPTPLRRYRPGDPLVSGPLLVGTAAGAQLGDAIAALLQNVRAQVHRAPVEGERYSALIFDATGIASSSQLRELYEFFGPAIRQTDRCGRVIVLGTPPETHHDPHARTAQRALEGFVRTAGKELKRGATAQLVYVAEGAENALDSTLRFLLSAKSAYVSGQVIRISPAEASGGIAAVDWKRPLRDKIALVTGAARGIGEAIAETLARDGAHVVCLDVPAQGGDLAKVANRIGGSTLQLDITAENAAERIAEHFAQRHDGLDIVVHNAGITRDKTIGRMTSQQWDAVLAVNLTAQERIDELLLKSGSPLRPGGRIIGVASISGIAGNVGQANYATSKAGVIGHVQSVAGIAATCGATINAVAPGFIETKMTAAVPLFVREAGRRMNSMSQGGLPVDVAETVAWYANPASAGVNGNVVRVCGQSMLGA from the coding sequence ATGGCCGACCGGTACCAGCAGTTCACCCTGTCCCCGATCGGGCGGCAAGTCGTCAAGCGGCTCGGCCTGCCCGCGCCGACCCCGCTGCGCCGCTACCGACCCGGCGATCCCCTGGTCAGCGGCCCGCTACTGGTCGGCACCGCCGCCGGCGCCCAGCTCGGCGACGCGATCGCGGCCCTCCTCCAGAACGTCCGGGCCCAGGTCCACCGCGCACCCGTCGAAGGCGAGCGCTACTCGGCGCTGATCTTCGACGCGACCGGCATCGCCAGCAGCTCACAACTGCGCGAACTTTATGAGTTCTTCGGCCCGGCGATCCGGCAGACCGACCGCTGCGGCCGGGTGATCGTGCTCGGCACCCCGCCCGAAACGCATCACGATCCGCACGCGCGCACCGCGCAACGCGCGCTCGAAGGATTCGTCCGCACTGCGGGCAAGGAGCTCAAGCGCGGCGCGACCGCGCAGCTGGTCTACGTTGCCGAAGGTGCCGAGAACGCGCTCGACTCGACGCTGCGGTTCCTGCTCTCGGCCAAGTCCGCGTATGTCTCCGGGCAGGTGATCCGGATCAGCCCGGCCGAGGCATCCGGCGGAATCGCAGCCGTCGACTGGAAACGCCCGCTGCGCGACAAGATCGCCCTGGTGACCGGCGCGGCGCGAGGCATCGGCGAGGCGATCGCGGAGACCCTCGCGCGTGACGGCGCGCACGTGGTGTGCCTGGACGTTCCCGCGCAGGGCGGCGATCTGGCCAAGGTCGCCAACCGCATCGGCGGCTCGACATTGCAGCTGGACATCACCGCCGAAAACGCTGCTGAGCGCATCGCCGAGCACTTCGCGCAACGCCACGACGGCCTCGACATCGTGGTGCACAACGCGGGCATCACCCGCGACAAGACGATCGGCCGGATGACCTCGCAGCAGTGGGACGCGGTGCTCGCGGTGAACCTGACGGCGCAGGAACGGATCGACGAACTCCTACTCAAGTCCGGCTCCCCGCTGCGGCCAGGTGGGCGGATCATCGGTGTCGCCTCGATCAGCGGCATAGCCGGCAACGTCGGGCAGGCCAACTACGCGACGTCCAAGGCCGGGGTGATCGGGCACGTGCAGTCGGTCGCCGGAATCGCGGCGACATGCGGCGCCACGATCAACGCGGTCGCGCCGGGCTTCATCGAAACGAAGATGACCGCGGCCGTTCCGCTGTTCGTACGCGAAGCGGGGCGGCGGATGAACAGCATGTCCCAAGGCGGCCTGCCGGTGGACGTCGCGGAGACCGTCGCCTGGTACGCCAACCCGGCATCGGCCGGGGTGAACGGCAACGTGGTGCGGGTCTGCGGACAGAGCATGCTCGGCGCCTGA
- a CDS encoding pyridoxamine 5'-phosphate oxidase family protein, which translates to MTTWQEFAAEAPELAKTVRVRLKAAKHHVLATLRLDGSPRVSGTEVAWRGPDLTLGSMPGARKALDLRRDPRFALHGNPGDGSMMAPDVKLAGRAVEVTGDEQRAWVAEVKPPSEDSHLFRLELTEVTTTGVSADQTHLIIQHWTPTEGTRVFTRK; encoded by the coding sequence ATGACGACGTGGCAGGAATTCGCCGCAGAAGCCCCTGAACTAGCGAAAACCGTCCGGGTGCGGCTGAAGGCCGCCAAGCACCACGTGCTGGCGACCCTGCGCCTGGACGGTTCGCCGCGGGTCAGCGGCACCGAGGTCGCCTGGCGCGGCCCGGACTTGACCCTGGGCTCGATGCCGGGTGCCAGGAAGGCGCTGGACCTGCGTCGAGATCCCCGGTTCGCGCTGCACGGTAATCCCGGCGACGGCTCGATGATGGCCCCGGACGTCAAGCTCGCGGGCCGGGCGGTCGAGGTCACCGGCGACGAACAACGGGCCTGGGTCGCCGAGGTCAAGCCGCCGAGCGAGGACTCACACCTCTTCCGCCTAGAGCTCACCGAGGTGACGACCACGGGCGTCTCGGCGGACCAGACCCATCTGATCATCCAGCACTGGACCCCGACCGAGGGCACCCGCGTTTTCACTCGCAAATAG
- a CDS encoding acetyl-CoA C-acetyltransferase, which translates to MGTVRRVAIIGGNRIPFARSGGPYARASNRDMLTAALDGLIARFGLQGELLGEFVAGAVLKHSRDFNLARETVLGSRLDPRTPAHDVQMACATGLESVVSVANKIALGQLDAGIAGGVDSASDAPIALNDDLRRVLLRANHAKSAAGRLKALTGIRPQHLVPEIPRNAEPRTGLSMGEHAAKTALAWEISREAQDELAARSHQRLAAAYDRGFFDDLMTSFLGQARDQNLRADSSADKLAKLKPVFGRGEGATMTAGNSTPLTDGASTVLLASEEWAEQRRLPVLAYLGDVVSGAVDYVSGEDGLLMAPAYAVPKLLDRAGLELGDFHFYEVHEAFASQVLATLKAWQDPEFCKDRLGRDQPLGEIDPAKLNVNGSSLAAGHPFAATGGRIVATLAKLLAEKGSGRGLISICAAGGQGITAILER; encoded by the coding sequence ATGGGCACCGTTCGCCGAGTAGCGATCATCGGCGGCAACCGGATTCCGTTCGCCCGGTCCGGTGGCCCCTACGCCCGCGCTTCCAATCGGGACATGCTCACCGCGGCCCTGGACGGGCTGATCGCGCGGTTCGGGCTACAGGGCGAGCTGCTCGGCGAGTTCGTCGCCGGGGCGGTGCTGAAGCACAGCCGCGATTTCAACCTTGCCCGCGAGACGGTGCTGGGCTCCCGGCTCGACCCCCGCACCCCCGCTCACGACGTGCAGATGGCCTGCGCGACCGGGTTGGAGAGCGTCGTGTCGGTGGCGAACAAGATCGCCCTCGGCCAGCTCGACGCCGGCATCGCCGGCGGGGTGGACTCGGCCAGCGACGCGCCGATCGCCCTCAACGACGACCTGCGCCGCGTCCTGCTGCGGGCAAACCACGCCAAGTCCGCGGCCGGGCGGTTGAAGGCGCTGACCGGTATCCGGCCGCAGCACCTCGTGCCGGAGATCCCGCGCAACGCCGAACCGCGCACCGGGCTGTCGATGGGCGAGCACGCGGCGAAGACCGCGCTGGCCTGGGAGATCAGCCGCGAGGCGCAGGACGAGCTGGCCGCGCGCAGCCACCAGCGGCTCGCCGCCGCTTACGACCGGGGCTTCTTCGACGACCTGATGACGTCGTTCCTCGGCCAGGCCCGGGACCAGAACCTGCGGGCGGACAGCTCGGCGGACAAACTCGCCAAGCTCAAGCCGGTGTTCGGCCGCGGCGAGGGCGCCACCATGACGGCGGGCAACTCGACGCCGCTGACCGACGGTGCATCGACCGTGCTGCTGGCCAGCGAGGAGTGGGCCGAGCAGCGTCGGCTCCCGGTGCTGGCCTATCTCGGTGACGTGGTGTCCGGCGCGGTCGACTACGTCAGCGGCGAAGACGGCCTGCTGATGGCTCCGGCCTATGCGGTGCCGAAGCTGCTCGACCGGGCAGGCTTGGAACTGGGCGACTTCCACTTCTACGAGGTGCACGAGGCGTTCGCCTCGCAGGTGCTGGCGACCCTGAAGGCCTGGCAGGACCCGGAGTTCTGCAAGGACCGCCTCGGCCGGGACCAACCGCTGGGCGAGATCGACCCGGCGAAGCTCAACGTCAACGGTTCGTCCCTGGCCGCCGGGCACCCCTTCGCGGCGACGGGCGGCCGCATCGTGGCGACCCTGGCGAAACTGCTCGCGGAGAAGGGCTCCGGCCGGGGCCTGATCTCCATCTGTGCGGCGGGCGGCCAAGGCATCACGGCCATCCTCGAACGCTGA
- a CDS encoding GroES family chaperonin: MTDAKLEIQMLHDRVMVRISPESGERRSSGGIVIPATAQVAKRLLWGEVFGVGSHVRTVKVGDQVLFNPDEQFEVEVQGQAYLVMRERDLHAVASERTEQGTGLYL, from the coding sequence GTGACCGATGCCAAGCTCGAAATCCAGATGCTGCACGACCGGGTCATGGTGCGCATCTCTCCGGAGTCCGGAGAACGCCGCAGCAGCGGCGGCATCGTGATTCCGGCGACCGCCCAGGTGGCCAAGCGGCTGCTGTGGGGCGAGGTCTTCGGCGTGGGCAGTCACGTGCGTACGGTGAAGGTCGGCGACCAGGTGCTGTTCAACCCCGACGAGCAGTTCGAGGTCGAGGTCCAGGGCCAGGCCTACCTGGTGATGCGGGAGCGGGACCTGCACGCCGTGGCCAGCGAGCGCACCGAGCAGGGCACTGGGCTGTACCTGTAG
- a CDS encoding DUF4190 domain-containing protein, with protein sequence MTTQQPIYQPASPPKRGAGLAITGLVLGLCALLFSLIPLIGVIAWVLAPLGLIFGIIGLRAHKGMAITGIATSTVALIICVAWLGSLASSVSELPKPPAAPAGESAPAGIPGVADGNALADVKVTSCKVDSNRYFPSVKAQVEIVNSSKDLASYTATVAADAADGSRLGEGPVFSSKLQPGQKTTQETVIMLNDKQSGNVTCSVVSANRLPF encoded by the coding sequence ATGACAACGCAGCAGCCCATCTACCAGCCAGCATCCCCGCCCAAACGCGGCGCAGGGCTGGCCATCACTGGGCTCGTGCTCGGCCTATGTGCCCTGTTGTTCAGCCTGATTCCCCTTATCGGCGTCATCGCGTGGGTACTCGCCCCGCTCGGCCTGATCTTCGGGATCATCGGGCTGCGCGCCCACAAGGGCATGGCGATCACCGGTATCGCCACCAGCACAGTCGCCCTGATCATCTGCGTCGCATGGCTCGGCTCGCTCGCGTCGTCGGTGTCGGAACTCCCTAAGCCGCCCGCAGCTCCGGCAGGAGAGTCCGCACCAGCAGGCATTCCTGGCGTGGCCGATGGAAACGCCCTCGCCGACGTCAAGGTCACTTCGTGCAAGGTCGACTCCAACCGGTACTTCCCGAGCGTCAAGGCGCAGGTGGAGATCGTCAACAGCAGCAAGGACCTGGCTTCCTACACCGCCACCGTCGCCGCGGACGCCGCCGACGGCTCCCGACTCGGTGAAGGCCCGGTGTTCTCGTCGAAGCTCCAGCCCGGCCAGAAAACCACTCAAGAAACCGTGATCATGCTCAACGACAAGCAGTCCGGCAACGTGACGTGCTCGGTGGTGTCGGCGAACCGACTGCCGTTCTGA
- a CDS encoding dihydrolipoamide acetyltransferase family protein, producing MALKHFPLPDVGEGLREAEILGWRVQPGDTVTVNQVIVEIETAKASVELPCPWAGTVRELLVEPGQTIEVGSPIVTIDLAGTAEDAAPEAAEAGPGKIGEESNGRVATLVGYGPRTASAKRRPRKGRAGAEPAAVQVPQARVPAVEVAPERAVPAPEPVVAVQQGGYVPLAKPPVRKLAKDLGVDLHALIGSGSGGVITREDVQSAAGGAATGLTRGVAEAPAGRERRVPVKGVRKATAQAMLESAFTAPHVTEFLTVDVTPMMELREHLKSQPEFHGVKITPLAFAAKAVCLAVRRTPDVNATWDEPAGEIVYKDYVHLGIAAATPRGLVVPKVRDADRMSLKELAESLEQLAITARDGKTTPAEMVGGTITISNVGVFGVDTGTPILNPGESAILALGAIRDMPWVVDGQVVPRKVCQLALSFDHRVVDGQQGSQFLADVGSLLANPSMAITY from the coding sequence ATGGCACTCAAGCACTTCCCGCTGCCCGACGTCGGCGAGGGGCTGAGAGAAGCGGAAATCCTCGGCTGGCGCGTCCAGCCCGGTGACACGGTCACCGTCAACCAGGTGATCGTCGAAATCGAAACGGCCAAGGCCTCCGTCGAGCTGCCCTGCCCGTGGGCCGGCACGGTGCGCGAGCTGCTCGTCGAGCCGGGGCAGACCATCGAGGTCGGATCGCCGATCGTGACGATCGACCTGGCGGGCACGGCCGAGGACGCGGCTCCGGAGGCCGCCGAGGCAGGGCCCGGCAAGATCGGCGAAGAGTCCAATGGCCGCGTCGCCACGCTGGTCGGCTACGGCCCGCGCACGGCGAGCGCGAAACGCCGCCCGCGCAAGGGCCGGGCCGGTGCGGAGCCCGCGGCCGTGCAGGTCCCGCAGGCCCGGGTGCCGGCCGTGGAGGTTGCGCCCGAGCGGGCCGTCCCTGCACCCGAGCCGGTTGTTGCAGTGCAGCAGGGCGGTTACGTGCCGCTGGCGAAGCCGCCGGTGCGGAAGCTGGCCAAAGATCTCGGGGTGGACCTGCACGCGCTGATCGGTTCCGGATCCGGGGGCGTGATCACCCGCGAGGACGTGCAGTCTGCCGCCGGTGGTGCGGCCACCGGCCTGACTAGGGGCGTCGCCGAAGCACCGGCCGGACGGGAGCGGCGGGTGCCGGTCAAGGGCGTCCGCAAGGCGACCGCGCAGGCGATGTTGGAAAGTGCGTTCACCGCCCCGCATGTCACCGAGTTCCTCACTGTCGACGTCACGCCGATGATGGAGCTGCGGGAGCACCTGAAGTCGCAGCCGGAGTTCCACGGCGTCAAGATCACGCCGCTGGCGTTCGCGGCGAAGGCCGTGTGCCTCGCCGTCCGCCGGACCCCGGATGTGAACGCGACCTGGGACGAGCCGGCCGGCGAGATCGTCTACAAGGACTACGTGCACCTGGGCATCGCGGCGGCCACGCCGCGCGGCTTGGTGGTGCCTAAGGTCCGCGACGCCGACCGGATGTCCCTGAAGGAGCTGGCAGAGTCGCTGGAGCAACTCGCCATCACAGCGCGCGACGGCAAGACGACCCCGGCGGAGATGGTGGGCGGCACCATCACGATCAGCAACGTGGGCGTGTTCGGCGTCGACACCGGGACTCCGATCCTCAACCCCGGCGAGTCGGCGATCCTCGCGCTCGGCGCGATCCGCGACATGCCGTGGGTGGTGGACGGCCAGGTGGTGCCCCGCAAGGTCTGCCAGCTGGCGCTGAGCTTCGACCATCGGGTGGTCGACGGCCAGCAGGGCTCCCAGTTCCTGGCCGACGTCGGCAGCCTCCTGGCCAACCCCAGCATGGCCATCACTTACTGA
- a CDS encoding VanW family protein, with the protein MPENHDHRSGAEPSTERFRTDRERPADGVQPESSVERTTQIPPVNADFEERTRPNLSVSLRSSEPPQSEPESDAERTAQISAVASDFSDFSIGETQAIPRVTDEPTSWSGVIPPQSAADKKQRGLIRAGVVAGAAAGLLALLYVGDLIFTSGQVPRGTVVAGVDIGGLDTAAAEGLLRDKLEPGLNEPVELRVDDRTATINPAQVGLQMDWTATVEQAGSQPLNPFTRIASLFGTHEVAPVSHGDREQLVQALEQLRPQLDRAPAEGTIRFEGATPVAVDPLTGQTIDVQRTADEVLTHWADDVAIQVPHAEQPVSTTREGVQQALREVAQPAVSAPVTVLGAGKNATFAPEAIAASLRFEPDGAGGLKAGLDLPTAIRSVEPQLGDTIKIGKDAEIVLEGAAPVVRPSTDGIGVDWNKSFERIMEVFRKPQDRTVQAIYVHQPARFSTEQANQLGIREVVGEFTTSGFEPASGVNIRRTAEQVNGAIIKPGETFSLNGHTGPRGTAQGYVESGIIEDGRPARAVGGGISQFATTLYNASYFAGMQNVEHKAHSYYISRYPAGREATVFQSPSGASVIDVKFKNVAKSGIMITTRWTPSSITVTFWGTKQFDVTSQTGERLNPTPPHETVVPPGGPCSPSKGAPGFTVTDTRTIRDLSSGRVKTENQRTVYDPQPIIHCGAPPPPPPPPAPAPG; encoded by the coding sequence GTGCCGGAAAACCACGATCATCGAAGCGGTGCGGAGCCGTCGACCGAGCGGTTCCGCACCGATCGGGAGCGTCCTGCCGACGGTGTCCAGCCGGAGAGCAGCGTCGAGCGGACCACCCAGATCCCACCGGTGAATGCCGACTTCGAGGAGCGCACGAGGCCGAACCTGTCGGTCTCCCTTAGGTCGTCCGAGCCGCCGCAGTCCGAGCCGGAGTCCGATGCCGAGCGCACCGCGCAGATCTCCGCCGTCGCCTCGGACTTCTCCGACTTCTCCATCGGCGAGACCCAGGCTATCCCGCGGGTCACCGACGAACCGACGAGCTGGTCCGGGGTCATCCCGCCGCAGTCCGCGGCCGACAAGAAGCAGCGTGGCCTGATCCGGGCCGGTGTAGTGGCCGGTGCCGCAGCCGGCCTGCTGGCGCTGCTCTACGTCGGCGACCTGATCTTCACCAGCGGCCAGGTGCCGCGCGGCACGGTGGTGGCCGGCGTCGACATCGGGGGCCTCGACACGGCCGCCGCCGAAGGGCTGCTGCGGGACAAGCTCGAACCCGGCCTGAACGAGCCCGTCGAACTGCGGGTCGATGATCGCACCGCCACGATCAACCCGGCGCAGGTCGGTTTGCAGATGGACTGGACGGCGACCGTGGAGCAGGCGGGCAGTCAGCCGCTGAATCCGTTCACCAGAATCGCTTCGCTGTTCGGGACGCACGAGGTCGCCCCGGTCAGCCACGGCGACCGGGAGCAGCTGGTGCAGGCGTTGGAGCAGCTCCGGCCGCAGCTGGACCGGGCCCCGGCCGAGGGCACCATCCGCTTCGAAGGCGCGACACCGGTCGCGGTCGACCCGCTGACCGGCCAGACCATCGACGTGCAGCGGACCGCCGACGAGGTGCTCACCCACTGGGCCGACGACGTCGCCATCCAGGTTCCCCATGCCGAGCAGCCGGTCAGCACGACCCGCGAAGGCGTGCAGCAGGCGCTGCGCGAGGTCGCGCAGCCCGCGGTGTCCGCGCCGGTGACGGTGCTCGGCGCGGGCAAGAACGCGACCTTCGCGCCGGAGGCGATCGCGGCGTCGCTGCGGTTCGAGCCCGACGGTGCCGGTGGGTTGAAGGCCGGTCTGGACCTGCCGACCGCGATCCGCAGCGTCGAACCGCAATTGGGCGACACGATCAAGATCGGCAAGGACGCCGAGATCGTGCTGGAGGGTGCGGCCCCGGTGGTCCGGCCGTCGACCGATGGCATCGGCGTCGACTGGAACAAGAGCTTCGAGCGGATCATGGAGGTGTTCCGCAAGCCGCAGGACCGCACCGTGCAGGCGATCTACGTGCATCAGCCGGCCCGGTTCTCCACCGAGCAGGCCAACCAACTGGGCATCCGCGAGGTGGTCGGCGAGTTCACCACCAGCGGATTCGAGCCCGCATCCGGGGTGAACATCCGGCGGACCGCCGAGCAGGTCAACGGCGCGATCATCAAGCCGGGCGAGACTTTCAGCCTCAACGGCCACACCGGGCCCCGCGGCACCGCGCAGGGCTACGTCGAATCGGGGATCATCGAGGACGGTCGACCGGCGCGCGCCGTCGGCGGCGGCATCTCGCAGTTCGCCACGACGCTGTACAACGCCTCGTACTTCGCGGGCATGCAGAACGTCGAGCACAAGGCGCACAGCTACTACATCAGCCGTTACCCGGCAGGCCGCGAGGCAACGGTGTTCCAGAGCCCGAGCGGCGCCAGCGTCATCGATGTCAAGTTCAAGAATGTCGCCAAGAGCGGCATCATGATCACCACGCGCTGGACGCCGTCGTCGATCACGGTGACGTTCTGGGGCACCAAGCAGTTCGACGTGACCTCGCAGACCGGTGAGCGGCTTAACCCGACGCCGCCGCACGAGACGGTGGTGCCGCCGGGCGGACCGTGCAGCCCGAGCAAGGGCGCGCCGGGCTTCACGGTCACCGACACCCGGACCATCCGGGACCTGTCCAGCGGCCGGGTGAAGACCGAGAACCAGCGGACGGTGTACGACCCGCAGCCGATCATCCACTGCGGCGCGCCACCTCCGCCTCCACCGCCACCTGCCCCGGCGCCCGGCTGA
- a CDS encoding TetR/AcrR family transcriptional regulator, protein MVDPQDNGRPRSRRLPRAVRERQILDAAVEVFGTRGFHTASMDEISEVAGISKPMLYAYLGAKDELFVACIRREATRLIEAISVAVETGLSPAEQLWRGLRVFFEYVQRNQAGWAVLHRQANVQGEPFVTELAESQERATAVIAVLLAQATEGSAQPMQPEQTEPFAAALVGAGEALVEWWFHHPAHTADGMAMRLMNMVWMGFGDLVEGRSWTPGS, encoded by the coding sequence ATGGTCGATCCTCAGGACAACGGCCGCCCCCGGTCGCGGCGCCTGCCAAGGGCGGTTCGCGAGCGGCAGATCCTGGACGCTGCGGTCGAGGTGTTCGGCACCCGGGGTTTCCACACCGCATCGATGGACGAGATCTCGGAGGTCGCGGGCATCTCAAAGCCGATGCTCTACGCCTACCTGGGTGCTAAGGATGAACTGTTCGTGGCCTGCATCCGGCGGGAGGCCACCCGCTTGATCGAAGCGATCAGCGTCGCGGTGGAAACCGGGCTGAGCCCGGCCGAGCAGTTGTGGCGCGGCCTGCGGGTGTTCTTCGAGTACGTGCAGCGCAATCAGGCAGGCTGGGCAGTATTGCACCGGCAGGCCAACGTGCAGGGCGAGCCGTTCGTCACGGAGCTGGCGGAATCGCAAGAGCGGGCGACGGCCGTGATCGCCGTACTGCTGGCGCAGGCGACCGAGGGTTCGGCACAGCCCATGCAGCCAGAGCAGACCGAGCCGTTCGCGGCGGCGCTGGTCGGGGCCGGTGAGGCGCTGGTGGAGTGGTGGTTCCACCACCCCGCGCACACCGCCGACGGGATGGCGATGCGCCTGATGAACATGGTCTGGATGGGCTTCGGCGACCTCGTCGAAGGCCGCTCCTGGACCCCCGGCTCGTGA
- a CDS encoding MaoC family dehydratase yields the protein MPEVTTAPKLSALYLKAVATGPSRRGDRLPDTEYLRRDIEIDHDQLAEYNRVCGFGLRDELPITYPHVLAFGLSMRLMTDPGFPFPLVGLVHVVNTIRQERPLLVTDTLTQRVRMANLRPHPKGRQFDVITETSVGDEVVWREVSTYLRRGGASGKAERRADAAGEPTATWRVPGDTGRRYAAVSGDRNPIHLHPLAAKAFGFSRAIAHGMWSKARCLAAFAERLPEAYAVDVAFRKPLLLPSTVDFATRPWDTGRVFALRARCGKPHLLGSVRW from the coding sequence ATGCCGGAAGTGACCACCGCGCCGAAGCTCTCCGCGCTGTACCTCAAGGCGGTCGCAACCGGGCCGAGCCGACGCGGCGACCGGTTGCCGGACACCGAGTACCTGCGGCGCGACATCGAAATCGACCACGACCAACTCGCGGAGTACAACCGGGTGTGCGGTTTCGGATTACGCGACGAGTTGCCGATCACCTACCCGCACGTGCTGGCCTTCGGCCTCTCGATGCGGCTGATGACCGACCCGGGTTTCCCGTTCCCGCTGGTCGGCCTGGTGCACGTGGTCAACACGATTCGTCAGGAGCGCCCGCTGCTGGTGACCGACACGCTGACGCAGCGGGTTCGGATGGCCAACCTGCGCCCGCACCCGAAGGGGCGGCAATTCGACGTCATCACCGAGACCAGCGTGGGCGACGAGGTGGTGTGGCGGGAGGTCAGCACCTATCTGCGACGCGGCGGGGCGTCCGGGAAGGCGGAGCGGCGGGCCGATGCCGCCGGGGAGCCGACGGCGACGTGGCGGGTACCTGGGGACACCGGGCGGCGGTACGCGGCGGTGTCCGGGGATCGCAACCCGATCCACCTGCACCCCTTGGCGGCCAAGGCGTTCGGGTTCTCGCGGGCGATCGCGCACGGCATGTGGTCGAAGGCCCGCTGCCTGGCGGCGTTCGCGGAGCGGCTGCCGGAGGCGTACGCGGTGGACGTCGCGTTCCGGAAGCCGCTGCTGCTGCCGTCCACTGTCGACTTCGCGACGCGCCCGTGGGACACCGGCCGGGTCTTCGCCCTGCGCGCCCGCTGCGGCAAACCCCACCTGCTGGGCTCCGTGCGCTGGTGA
- a CDS encoding ATP-binding protein encodes MDPVRNPFAPGAGQRPPELAGRDREVDAFEVVLERVARGRPERSLVLAGLRGVGKTVLLAELRSMAVRRGWGAGKVEARPEAGLRRPLSAALHRAIRDLAVRHRAPDRVEEVLAVLKAFALKANPDGAKLRDRWQPGIDVPAAQGRADSGDIEIDLVELFTEVAELAADVGTGIALLIDEMQDVQPADVSALCAACHELSQSGAPLVVVGAGLPHLPALLSASKSYSERLFRYVRIDRLDRSDADRAVVAPIEREDAAITSDALDALFTISGGYPYFVQAYGKATWDAAVRAEISDEDVRLAAPEAESELAVGFFGSRYERATPAEREYLRAMAELVEGRDEPAPTASIAEYLERRPSSLSPARDSLIKKGLVYSGERGLIAFTVPHFGRYLLTQE; translated from the coding sequence ATGGACCCGGTCCGCAATCCCTTCGCCCCCGGTGCCGGACAGCGGCCGCCCGAACTGGCCGGCCGGGATCGCGAGGTAGACGCCTTCGAAGTCGTGCTGGAACGAGTCGCTCGCGGCCGCCCGGAACGCAGCCTGGTGCTCGCCGGACTGCGCGGCGTCGGCAAGACGGTGCTGCTCGCCGAGCTGCGGTCAATGGCGGTCCGGCGCGGCTGGGGCGCGGGCAAGGTGGAGGCCCGCCCGGAGGCCGGATTGCGCCGTCCGCTGTCCGCGGCGCTGCACCGCGCGATCCGCGACCTCGCCGTCCGGCACCGCGCGCCGGACCGTGTCGAGGAAGTCCTCGCCGTTTTGAAGGCGTTCGCGCTGAAGGCCAATCCGGACGGTGCGAAGCTGCGGGACCGCTGGCAACCGGGCATCGACGTGCCTGCCGCCCAGGGCCGGGCCGACTCCGGAGACATCGAGATCGACCTGGTGGAGCTGTTCACCGAGGTCGCCGAGCTCGCCGCGGACGTCGGCACCGGCATCGCGCTGCTGATCGACGAGATGCAGGACGTCCAGCCCGCAGACGTTTCGGCGTTGTGCGCGGCCTGCCACGAGCTGTCCCAATCCGGCGCGCCGCTGGTGGTCGTCGGAGCCGGGCTGCCGCACCTGCCCGCGCTGCTTTCGGCGAGCAAGTCCTATTCCGAGCGGCTGTTCCGCTACGTGCGGATAGACCGCCTGGACCGCTCGGACGCCGACCGTGCCGTCGTCGCCCCCATCGAGCGCGAGGACGCCGCGATCACCTCGGACGCCCTGGACGCGCTGTTCACGATCTCCGGCGGCTACCCGTATTTCGTGCAGGCGTACGGCAAGGCGACCTGGGATGCGGCGGTGCGCGCGGAGATCAGCGACGAAGACGTGCGGCTGGCCGCCCCGGAGGCGGAGAGTGAACTCGCTGTCGGCTTCTTCGGGTCTCGCTACGAACGGGCCACGCCCGCCGAGCGTGAGTACTTGCGAGCAATGGCGGAACTCGTTGAAGGCCGCGACGAGCCCGCGCCGACGGCATCCATCGCGGAGTACCTGGAGCGACGCCCCTCCTCGCTGTCTCCGGCGCGGGACAGCCTGATCAAGAAGGGCCTGGTGTACTCGGGCGAGCGTGGCCTGATCGCGTTCACCGTGCCGCATTTCGGGCGCTATCTGCTCACGCAGGAATAA